Proteins encoded together in one Diceros bicornis minor isolate mBicDic1 chromosome 18, mDicBic1.mat.cur, whole genome shotgun sequence window:
- the ZNF652 gene encoding zinc finger protein 652 has protein sequence MSHTASSCQELVENCAVHVAGMAQEDSRRGQVPSTFYHGANQELDLSTKVYKRESGSPYSVLVDTKMSKPHLHETEEQPYFRETRAVSDVHAVKEDRENSDDTEEEEEEEVSYKREQIIVEVNLNNQTLNVSKGEKGVSSQSKETPVLKTSSEEEEEESEEEATDDSNDYGENERQKKKEKIVEKVSVTQRRTRRAASVAAATTSPTPRATRGRRKSVEPPKRKKRATKEPKAPVQKAKCEEKETLTCEKCPRVFNTRWYLEKHMNVTHRRMQICDKCGKKFVLESELSLHQQTDCEKNIQCVSCNKSFKKLWSLHEHIKIVHGYAEKKFSCEICEKKFYTMAHVRKHMVAHTKDMPFTCETCGKSFKRSMSLKVHSLQHSGEKPFRCENCDERFQYKYQLRSHMSIHIGHKQFMCQWCGKDFNMKQYFDEHMKTHTGEKPFICEICGKSFTSRPNMKRHRRTHTGEKPYPCDVCGQRFRFSNMLKAHKEKCFRVTSPVNVPPAVQIPLTTSPATPVPSVVNTPTTPTPPINMNPISTLPPRPIPHSFSHLHIHPHPHHPHHLPIPPVPHLPPPPALFKSEPLNHRGQGEDNFLRHLAEKNSSAQHH, from the exons ATGAGCCACACAGCCAGTTCTTGTCAGGAGCTGGTTGAAAACTGTGCTGTGCATGTAGCAGGGATGGCACAAGAAGACAGCCGTCGTGGTCAAGTGCCATCTACCTTTTATCATGGTGCCAACCAAGAACTTGACCTGTCCACCAAAGTGTACAAAAGAGAATCAGGAAGTCCTTATTCTGTGTTAGTGGACACCAAGATGAGCAAACCGCATCTCCATGAGACGGAGGAACAGCCGTATTTCAGGGAGACAAGAGCAGTGTCTGACGTGCATGCTGTTAAAGAAGACCGGGAGAATTCTGATgacacagaagaggaggaggaggaagaagtctCTTACAAAAGGGAGCAGATCATAGTGGAGGTAAACCTTAATAATCAAACATTAAATGTATCTAAAGGGGAAAAGGGTGTCTCTTCTCAGTCCAAAGAGACTCCTGTTCTTAAGACAAgcagtgaggaggaagaggaagagagtgaGGAAGAGGCCACAGATGACAGCAATGACTATGGAGAGAAcgaaaggcagaagaaaaaggagaagatagTGGAGAAAGTCAGCGTTACACAAAGGAGGACGAGGAGAGCTGCCTCTGTTGCTGCAGCTACCACTTCCCCTACTCCCAGAGCTACCAGAGGTCGTAGGAAGAGTGTAGAGCCACCTAAGCGTAAGAAGCGGGCCACAAAGGAGCCCAAAGCACCAGTCCAGAAAGCTAAGTGTGAAGAGAAAGAGACTCTGACCTGTGAGAAGTGCCCCAGGGTGTTTAATACTCGCTGGTACCTGGAGAAGCACATGAACGTTACTCATAGGCGCATGCAGATTTGTGATAAGTGTGGCAAGAAGTTTGTCCTGGAAAGTGAGCTGTCCCTTCACCAGCAAACAGACTGTGAAAAAAATATTCAG TGTGTTTCCTGTAACAAATCATTCAAGAAACTCTGGTCCCTTCATGAACATATCAAGATCGTCCACGGATATGCAGAAAAGAAATTTTCCTGTGAAATTTGTGAGAAAAAATTCTATACCATGGCTCATGTGCGGAAACACATGGTTG CACACACAAAAGACATGCCATTTACATGTGAAACCTGTGGAAAATCATTCAAACGCAGTATGTCACTCAAGGTGCACTCCTTGCAGCATTCTGGAGAGAAGCCCTTCAGATGTGAG AACTGTGACGAAAGGTTTCAGTACAAGTACCAGCTACGCTCCCACATGAGCATCCACATTGGGCACAAACAGTTCATGTGCCAGTGGTGTGGCAAGGATTTCAACATGAAGCAGTACTTCGATGAACACATGAAAACACACACTG GAGAGAAACCCTTTATCTGTGAAATCTGTGGCAAGAGCTTCACCAGCCGCCCCAACATGAAGAGGCACCGCAGAACTCACACAGGCGAGAAGCCCTATCCATGTGATGTGTGTGGCCAGCGGTTCCGCTTCTCCAACATGCTTAAGGCCCACAAGGAGAAGTGCTTTCGGGTGACCAGCCCGGTGAATGTGCCGCCTGCTGTCCAGATCCCACTTACAACTTCCCCAGCCACCCCAGTTCCTTCTGTGGTGAACACACCCACAACCCCAACCCCTCCAATCAATATGAATCCTATAAGCACTCTTCCCCCTCGGCCCATCCCCCACTCCTTCTCACACCTCCACATCCACCCACACCCTCACCACCCACACCACCTTCCTATCCCTCCCGTCCCtcacctccccccacctccagctcTCTTTAAGAGCGAGCCTTTAAATCACAGAGGCCAGGGTGAGGACAACTTTCTGCGGCACCTGGCAGAGAAGAACAGTTCAGCACAGCATCATTAG